A genomic segment from Idiomarina piscisalsi encodes:
- the clpA gene encoding ATP-dependent Clp protease ATP-binding subunit ClpA, whose amino-acid sequence MLNKALELTLNDAFRLARERSHELMTVEHLLVALLDNPDASKALRACGANFQQLKEELLSYIDRSTPLFGPDEEEPDTQPTLGFQRVLQRAVFHVQSSGNAEVTGANVLVAIFSEQESQAVYLLNKHDITRLDIVNYISHGISRIDEEPAEESLEDETIETQQEEQQSYLQKFCTNLNEQAKEGKIDPLIGRDFEVERCAQILCRRRKNNPLLVGEAGVGKTAIAEGLAYRIVKGDVPEILLDAKIYSLDMGDLLAGTKYRGDFEKRFKLLLKELQKQEHAILFIDEIHTIIGAGAASGGVLDASNLIKPLLSSGQLKCIGSTTYNEFKNVFEKDRALVRRFQKVDVVEPSVEDTTKILMGLKDRYESHHGIRYTQPAIKAAAELSAKYINERHLPDKAIDVMDEAGASQRLLPPSKRRKTVGVSDIETIIAKIARVPEQSVSQSDQETLKQLDRNLKMVVFGQDEAIDKLTASIRLSRSGLANENQPIGSFLFAGPTGVGKTEVTQQLAKAMGIELLRFDMSEYMERHAVSRLIGAPPGYVGYEQGGLLTDAVIKNPHCVLLLDELEKAHPDVFNILLQVMDNGTLTDNNGRKADFRNVIIVMTTNAGVRETVRKSIGFKQQDHSHDAMAEINKTFTPEFRNRLDGVVWFNHLTPEVLEQVVDKFICELQAQLDKKGVSLEVDPSAHAWIAEKGYDKEMGARPMSRVIQEHLKKPLANEILFGQLSKGGSVKVSVSDKGELKFDYDSNSETVES is encoded by the coding sequence ATGTTGAACAAGGCCCTTGAACTGACGTTGAATGATGCGTTTCGGCTGGCACGAGAGCGCAGTCATGAGCTTATGACTGTTGAACATTTATTGGTGGCGCTTCTGGATAACCCCGATGCGTCGAAAGCGCTGCGTGCTTGTGGGGCTAATTTCCAGCAGCTTAAAGAAGAGCTGTTGAGCTATATTGACCGCAGCACTCCGCTATTTGGACCTGACGAAGAAGAACCGGACACACAGCCGACGTTAGGCTTTCAACGTGTTCTGCAGCGTGCGGTTTTTCATGTGCAGTCATCGGGTAACGCGGAAGTTACCGGGGCTAACGTATTAGTCGCCATTTTCAGTGAGCAAGAGTCGCAGGCGGTGTATTTACTGAACAAACACGACATTACTCGTCTGGATATTGTGAATTATATCTCGCACGGCATTTCACGAATTGACGAAGAGCCTGCGGAAGAGTCGCTGGAAGACGAAACTATTGAAACTCAGCAGGAAGAACAGCAGAGTTATTTACAAAAGTTCTGTACTAACCTGAATGAGCAAGCCAAAGAAGGCAAGATTGATCCGTTAATTGGTCGTGACTTTGAAGTAGAACGCTGTGCGCAAATACTTTGCCGTCGTCGCAAGAATAACCCTTTATTGGTTGGTGAAGCGGGGGTGGGTAAAACGGCCATTGCTGAAGGTTTGGCGTATCGTATTGTCAAAGGTGATGTGCCGGAGATTTTGCTGGACGCAAAAATTTACTCATTGGATATGGGCGACTTGCTGGCCGGTACTAAATACCGGGGCGATTTTGAAAAACGCTTTAAGCTCTTATTGAAAGAGCTGCAAAAGCAAGAGCACGCTATTCTGTTTATTGATGAAATTCATACCATTATTGGCGCAGGTGCCGCCAGCGGCGGTGTACTGGATGCGTCAAACCTCATTAAACCGTTATTATCGAGTGGTCAGCTGAAATGTATTGGTTCGACAACGTATAACGAGTTTAAGAATGTCTTCGAGAAAGATCGGGCGTTGGTGCGCCGATTCCAGAAAGTGGACGTAGTAGAGCCGTCGGTTGAAGACACGACTAAAATTCTGATGGGCTTGAAAGATCGTTACGAAAGCCATCATGGCATTCGTTATACGCAGCCAGCGATAAAAGCGGCGGCAGAGCTGTCGGCTAAATATATTAATGAACGTCATCTGCCAGACAAAGCCATTGATGTAATGGACGAGGCGGGTGCTTCCCAACGTTTGTTGCCGCCATCAAAACGCCGTAAAACGGTGGGCGTTTCTGACATTGAGACGATTATTGCAAAAATTGCTCGTGTACCCGAGCAATCGGTCTCTCAGTCTGATCAGGAAACACTGAAACAGTTGGATCGTAACTTGAAGATGGTCGTGTTCGGCCAAGATGAAGCCATTGATAAGTTAACGGCGTCTATTCGCTTGTCCCGATCCGGTTTGGCGAACGAGAATCAGCCTATTGGTTCGTTCTTATTTGCAGGGCCTACTGGCGTCGGTAAGACTGAGGTCACTCAACAATTAGCGAAAGCTATGGGTATAGAGTTACTTCGTTTCGATATGTCCGAGTACATGGAACGCCATGCGGTCAGTCGTTTAATTGGCGCTCCTCCAGGTTATGTGGGTTATGAGCAGGGTGGATTGTTGACCGACGCGGTTATTAAGAACCCGCATTGTGTTCTGTTACTGGACGAGTTGGAAAAAGCACATCCGGATGTCTTTAATATTCTGCTTCAGGTGATGGACAATGGTACGTTGACTGATAATAACGGCCGTAAAGCGGACTTCCGAAATGTCATTATTGTCATGACGACCAACGCCGGTGTTCGCGAAACCGTCAGAAAATCCATTGGCTTTAAACAACAGGATCACAGCCACGATGCCATGGCGGAAATTAATAAAACGTTCACGCCAGAGTTTCGTAACCGCTTAGATGGTGTTGTTTGGTTTAACCATCTAACACCGGAAGTATTGGAGCAAGTCGTCGACAAGTTTATTTGCGAATTACAGGCTCAGCTAGATAAAAAAGGCGTGTCGTTGGAAGTCGATCCGAGTGCGCATGCCTGGATAGCTGAAAAAGGTTACGATAAGGAAATGGGCGCGCGTCCAATGAGCCGCGTAATTCAAGAGCACTTGAAGAAGCCGTTAGCGAACGAAATTCTGTTTGGTCAGCTGTCCAAAGGCGGCAGTGTCAAAGTGAGTGTGTCTGATAAAGGCGAGCTGAAGTTTGATTACGACAGCAACAGCGAAACGGTGGAGAGTTAG
- a CDS encoding arginyltransferase, with protein sequence MQFGLTHESNCNYLKDKQERLIVAVPEEQQRLNPEAYEYFMANGFRRSHNDVYRPHCRLCSACESLRVIVNEFTASKNQKRIANKNKDLFFTIVTEPTDEHSRLFCEFIEQRHADGEMYPPDPDNFWRWVSCDWMTPLIFEWRDHEGKLLAVSVADQTPNALSAVYTFFDPTAHKRSLGTYAILQLIEYSRQQELEYLYLGYQIDACNKMNYKTRFAPYERLVGNHWKKALKSHTL encoded by the coding sequence ATGCAGTTCGGATTAACCCATGAGTCAAACTGCAACTATCTTAAGGACAAGCAAGAACGCCTGATTGTTGCGGTTCCTGAAGAACAACAACGGCTAAACCCTGAAGCTTACGAGTACTTTATGGCAAACGGCTTCAGACGCAGCCATAACGATGTCTACCGTCCGCATTGTCGATTATGCAGTGCGTGTGAGTCACTGCGAGTCATCGTGAACGAGTTTACGGCCAGTAAAAACCAGAAACGCATCGCGAACAAAAATAAAGACTTGTTCTTTACGATAGTGACAGAGCCAACCGACGAACACAGTCGTTTATTTTGCGAGTTTATCGAGCAGCGTCATGCTGACGGAGAGATGTACCCGCCTGATCCTGACAACTTCTGGCGGTGGGTATCCTGTGACTGGATGACACCACTTATTTTTGAGTGGCGAGACCACGAAGGAAAATTGTTGGCGGTCTCAGTGGCCGATCAAACTCCGAATGCGCTGTCAGCTGTTTACACGTTTTTTGATCCAACCGCTCACAAGCGTTCATTAGGTACCTATGCCATTTTACAGTTAATTGAATACAGTCGTCAGCAAGAGCTTGAGTATTTGTATCTGGGGTATCAAATCGATGCCTGCAATAAGATGAATTACAAAACTCGTTTTGCCCCATATGAACGACTGGTTGGCAATCATTGGAAAAAAGCGCTAAAATCGCACACACTTTAG
- a CDS encoding DUF3413 domain-containing protein, giving the protein MGKDQRGKYQRRDKIARLISWGHWFTFANIILCLFVGLLYVEASPESSTAIGTLYMLVSWLGHFAFLPFVFFIILIFPFCLIIPYSKVLRGLAALVASFGLIALIADALFFRQYGYHLNTYSLAQMTKDAEAVFTGASFVIISAVLLGFLLIVGIELLLANLAWKRLSDLQRKKIGAPATAVFVLCFFVSHSVHVWADASLYTPITQQDDMFPLSYPTTAKTLMAKHGVIDVESYQARQQMLMATDKIKLKYPKQPLLCSKKDFEQTATIILFEEYAQDISAVLATTSLRETEVSMLAHPKQEGGLFQFLYGLPDFYQDTIERQKVAPAYLKPLNDFNIEMNWYTSDSWQESLSLSQFASEFEPQSLNSFNGRDNQRINVILLTANDTKQLTHILKKAKQHQVLVSYLSPENKTELLGKEQFALENMTVPLWQLNMPLPTQPIAGLMDIIPTVLDDRISCAGSFNNYTNGESLREQKDRWPLIETYSPYIVIYDKAEITILDNSGQFNVYSSPEFVLKKGDEPPVPVLIDALKDLKRFTETPDTAN; this is encoded by the coding sequence ATGGGAAAGGACCAACGCGGAAAATACCAACGCCGGGACAAAATAGCGCGACTGATTAGCTGGGGGCATTGGTTCACATTTGCCAACATTATTCTGTGTTTATTTGTTGGTTTACTCTATGTCGAAGCGTCACCAGAGTCATCTACCGCTATTGGTACTTTGTATATGCTGGTCAGCTGGTTGGGGCATTTCGCTTTCCTGCCATTCGTATTCTTCATTATTCTCATATTCCCATTCTGTCTTATTATTCCTTACTCCAAGGTATTGCGCGGCTTAGCTGCGTTAGTCGCCTCGTTTGGACTTATCGCACTTATTGCCGACGCCTTATTTTTCAGACAGTACGGTTACCACTTAAACACCTACTCTCTGGCTCAAATGACCAAAGACGCTGAAGCGGTATTTACCGGTGCTAGCTTTGTCATTATTTCCGCCGTGCTTTTAGGCTTCTTGCTCATTGTCGGTATCGAATTGCTGCTTGCTAACCTTGCCTGGAAACGCTTGAGTGACTTGCAGCGGAAAAAAATAGGTGCGCCGGCAACGGCGGTATTTGTTCTGTGCTTTTTTGTGAGTCATAGCGTTCACGTATGGGCAGACGCCTCCTTATATACCCCCATTACTCAACAGGACGATATGTTTCCTTTGTCTTACCCCACAACCGCCAAGACATTAATGGCCAAACACGGGGTTATTGACGTAGAAAGCTATCAGGCACGCCAACAAATGCTTATGGCGACCGATAAAATTAAATTGAAGTATCCTAAGCAACCGCTTTTATGCTCTAAGAAAGACTTTGAACAAACAGCGACTATTATTCTGTTTGAAGAGTACGCGCAAGACATTAGCGCAGTATTGGCTACCACTTCTTTACGAGAAACTGAGGTCAGCATGTTAGCTCACCCGAAACAAGAAGGTGGCTTATTCCAGTTTTTATACGGACTTCCTGACTTTTATCAAGACACAATAGAGCGTCAGAAAGTCGCCCCTGCGTATTTAAAACCATTGAATGACTTTAATATCGAAATGAATTGGTACACCAGTGACAGTTGGCAAGAAAGTCTTTCATTGTCACAGTTTGCCAGCGAATTTGAACCACAAAGCCTCAACAGCTTTAATGGCCGCGATAATCAACGTATCAATGTCATATTACTGACCGCTAATGATACCAAGCAGTTAACCCACATTCTGAAGAAAGCAAAACAGCATCAGGTGCTCGTAAGTTACCTGTCACCTGAAAATAAAACCGAGTTACTGGGGAAAGAACAGTTCGCGCTAGAAAATATGACAGTGCCTTTATGGCAATTGAACATGCCGTTACCGACGCAACCTATTGCCGGTCTTATGGATATTATTCCAACCGTTTTGGATGACAGAATCTCGTGCGCCGGCTCGTTTAATAACTACACAAACGGCGAAAGTTTACGCGAACAAAAAGACAGATGGCCACTGATAGAAACCTACAGCCCTTATATTGTCATATACGACAAAGCTGAAATAACCATTTTGGATAACAGCGGACAGTTTAACGTATACAGCAGCCCTGAATTCGTTTTGAAGAAAGGTGACGAGCCACCGGTTCCGGTATTAATTGATGCGTTAAAAGATCTCAAACGCTTTACTGAAACACCAGATACAGCAAATTGA
- the infA gene encoding translation initiation factor IF-1, with protein sequence MAKEDNIEMQGTVLETLPNTMFRVELENGHVVTAHISGKMRKHYIRILTGDTVTVQLTPYDLTKGRIVFRAR encoded by the coding sequence ATGGCGAAAGAAGACAATATTGAGATGCAGGGAACGGTTCTGGAAACGCTTCCCAACACTATGTTCCGCGTAGAATTGGAAAATGGTCACGTGGTTACTGCACACATCTCTGGTAAAATGCGTAAACACTACATCCGCATCTTAACCGGCGACACAGTAACGGTTCAGTTGACTCCATACGACCTAACTAAAGGCCGCATCGTCTTCCGCGCACGTTAA
- the cspD gene encoding cold shock domain-containing protein CspD gives MATGKVKWFNNSKGFGFIESEDREGDIFAHYSTIEMEGYRTLKAGQPVEFELEEGPKGLHASNIVPGSTEK, from the coding sequence ATGGCTACCGGAAAAGTCAAATGGTTCAATAATTCGAAGGGCTTCGGCTTTATCGAGAGCGAAGACCGCGAAGGCGATATCTTTGCACATTACTCAACCATTGAAATGGAAGGTTATCGCACTCTGAAAGCTGGACAGCCTGTCGAGTTCGAACTAGAGGAAGGCCCTAAAGGTTTGCACGCCTCCAACATTGTTCCCGGTTCCACAGAAAAATAA
- a CDS encoding tyrosine-type recombinase/integrase yields the protein MRLIKATTDFRLHGHSYEDFPLIVDSEMNLVREAHQFLIYFCITRGRVESKNTWWRYGQDLYDYFGYLEGSGLDWRSRLATSQHSVIAAYRDWSVSLGLSSKTINGRLRTIIQFYQFAYRKHWVECVPYDIETVVINKQKGFWAHTDKSGNQKSTANVMLKEKVAALQILTKQEVKTLMNHPCFISQHLIYRLALQTGMRKEELLTFPDSYIQDPKAKRGKAIVPVVLRSKDMVVKSGQGGTKGNKERTIHIPIGLYEQLWQYKLHERNHLLMINEVSDQKALLLNRFGQPYSVKGTILNNELKKIVGRKEVSLHKLRHTYATFKLYGLGNNPNYRGDPLVYVQDRLGHSSIITTQVYLHYLEDLEGDLMTEYEQDIDLICEEAKALA from the coding sequence ATGAGATTAATTAAGGCAACAACAGACTTCCGACTACACGGGCACTCCTACGAAGACTTCCCTTTGATTGTTGACTCTGAAATGAATCTGGTGAGAGAAGCTCATCAGTTTTTAATCTACTTTTGCATTACGAGAGGAAGGGTCGAAAGTAAAAATACATGGTGGCGGTACGGACAGGATCTCTATGACTACTTTGGTTACCTGGAAGGAAGCGGCTTAGATTGGCGTTCACGATTAGCTACTTCTCAGCACTCGGTAATTGCTGCTTATCGAGACTGGTCGGTAAGCCTCGGACTATCGTCTAAAACTATCAATGGACGTTTAAGAACTATTATTCAATTTTATCAGTTTGCTTATAGAAAGCACTGGGTTGAGTGTGTGCCTTATGACATTGAAACGGTTGTTATTAATAAGCAAAAAGGTTTTTGGGCTCATACCGATAAGTCAGGTAATCAGAAGAGCACTGCCAATGTGATGCTGAAAGAGAAAGTAGCTGCTTTGCAGATTTTGACGAAACAAGAAGTCAAGACTTTAATGAATCACCCTTGTTTTATCTCTCAGCATTTAATTTATAGGTTAGCCCTTCAAACCGGAATGCGTAAAGAAGAGCTGCTCACTTTTCCGGATAGCTATATTCAAGACCCAAAGGCAAAGCGTGGCAAGGCGATAGTGCCCGTGGTTCTGCGCTCTAAAGACATGGTAGTTAAAAGTGGCCAAGGCGGTACAAAAGGCAATAAAGAGCGCACCATACATATCCCGATAGGTTTGTATGAGCAACTTTGGCAATACAAGCTTCATGAGCGAAATCATCTGCTTATGATAAATGAAGTCAGCGACCAGAAGGCTTTACTATTGAACCGGTTTGGTCAACCGTATTCGGTTAAAGGCACAATACTTAATAACGAATTGAAAAAGATTGTTGGGCGGAAAGAGGTTAGCTTGCACAAGCTACGTCACACCTACGCTACGTTTAAGCTGTATGGATTAGGAAACAACCCGAATTATCGTGGAGACCCGCTGGTTTATGTTCAAGACCGCTTAGGGCACTCAAGTATTATCACCACCCAAGTTTATCTGCATTACCTTGAAGATCTAGAAGGTGACTTGATGACTGAATATGAGCAGGATATTGACCTAATCTGTGAAGAAGCGAAGGCTTTAGCATGA
- the clpS gene encoding ATP-dependent Clp protease adapter ClpS, producing the protein MSQFDQQHLSDTEEKQELKPPSMYKVILNNDDYTPMDFVIEVLMKFFKMDQERATDTMLQVHYKGKAVCGVYSAEIAETKVVQVNQYARENQHPLLCTMEQE; encoded by the coding sequence ATGAGTCAATTTGACCAACAACATCTTAGCGACACAGAGGAAAAGCAAGAGCTCAAGCCACCGTCCATGTATAAAGTCATTTTAAATAATGATGACTACACACCCATGGATTTTGTGATTGAAGTGTTGATGAAATTTTTTAAGATGGATCAGGAAAGAGCAACAGATACGATGTTGCAGGTACATTATAAAGGAAAGGCCGTTTGCGGTGTTTATTCTGCGGAAATCGCCGAAACAAAAGTAGTACAAGTCAACCAGTACGCTCGCGAAAATCAACACCCATTGTTATGCACAATGGAGCAAGAGTAA
- the aat gene encoding leucyl/phenylalanyl-tRNA--protein transferase encodes MIVQLDPLSISFPPAATALHEPNGLLAVGGDLSAERLLYAYQNGIFPWFSNNDPILWWSPNPRAVFYPDQIHVSRSLAKAARQKPWRVTINNRFADVIDACARLRADKEGTWITDEMMNAYLNLHNLGHAHSVEVWLDEHLVGGLYGVSIGQTFCGESMFHTATNASKIALMRFANAFHRDGGQLIDCQVGNPHLFSLGAHELSRERFLVKLHSSQTSAMPSQFWIPRQLESSGSPTCSSD; translated from the coding sequence GTGATCGTTCAGCTTGATCCATTATCGATAAGCTTCCCTCCTGCAGCGACAGCACTTCACGAGCCAAACGGGCTGCTCGCTGTCGGAGGTGACTTATCGGCTGAACGGTTACTGTACGCTTATCAAAACGGTATTTTCCCGTGGTTTTCAAACAACGACCCGATTTTATGGTGGTCACCCAACCCCCGCGCTGTATTTTATCCTGACCAAATTCACGTTAGCCGCTCATTAGCTAAGGCCGCTCGCCAAAAACCCTGGCGGGTGACTATAAACAACCGCTTCGCTGACGTTATCGATGCTTGTGCTCGCCTACGCGCAGACAAAGAGGGCACCTGGATAACCGACGAAATGATGAACGCTTATCTAAATCTGCACAACTTGGGTCACGCTCATTCTGTCGAGGTGTGGTTGGACGAACACTTGGTTGGCGGTTTGTACGGCGTTTCAATTGGCCAAACATTCTGCGGAGAAAGTATGTTTCATACCGCCACCAACGCGTCAAAAATTGCGTTAATGCGGTTTGCAAACGCTTTTCATCGTGACGGCGGACAGCTCATTGACTGCCAGGTCGGGAACCCTCATTTATTCTCACTAGGTGCACATGAGCTTTCTCGTGAGCGCTTCTTGGTAAAATTACACTCCTCGCAGACATCGGCGATGCCTAGTCAGTTCTGGATACCAAGACAGCTAGAATCCTCCGGGAGCCCCACATGCAGTTCGGATTAA
- the yejK gene encoding nucleoid-associated protein YejK, whose amino-acid sequence MQLRIEESIIHQFYQNDGQVGLRLAPSALNEDEQLHDLLVELTDVYTSKPAKGYASFLTENDEGDASPFPEQLKSWYDKALDFVEFSQQSAKLLLEQLQSYNLLEAGFLLITRYQHLSSEYLLVCFLPVKEGVTISPDLGVDRSSQLDISKVQLAARIDLTEWRTAPDAERYISFIKGRAGRKVSDFFLDFLGCTERVNTKEQTQQLVDTVQEYAKQSGLEAEQRQALSKTAYEYCDEQWKQGDSVKIKDLSEQFAEQYPSDNSFEMFSKEFAEQREKEIADDFPADKSTLRKLVKFQGQGGGVSVGFDHTVLGERVHYDPATDTLTINGTPPNLRDQLRRYFGIDS is encoded by the coding sequence ATGCAATTGCGAATTGAAGAAAGTATTATTCACCAGTTTTATCAAAATGACGGTCAGGTTGGGTTGCGGCTAGCACCTTCAGCGCTGAACGAAGATGAGCAATTGCATGATTTACTGGTCGAGCTAACTGACGTTTATACCAGTAAACCAGCTAAAGGTTACGCCAGTTTTCTGACCGAAAACGACGAGGGCGATGCCAGCCCGTTTCCTGAGCAACTGAAGTCCTGGTATGACAAAGCGCTCGACTTTGTCGAGTTCAGTCAGCAGTCGGCCAAGCTACTATTAGAGCAGCTGCAAAGTTATAACCTGCTGGAAGCCGGATTTTTACTGATTACCCGTTATCAGCATTTGAGTTCAGAGTACTTGTTGGTTTGTTTTCTGCCGGTAAAAGAAGGCGTGACTATCAGCCCGGACTTAGGGGTCGATCGCTCCTCACAGTTAGACATAAGTAAAGTGCAGTTGGCGGCCCGCATTGATTTGACCGAATGGCGAACTGCTCCAGATGCCGAGCGCTATATTTCTTTCATAAAAGGGCGCGCAGGACGCAAAGTATCTGACTTTTTCCTGGACTTTTTAGGTTGTACTGAGCGTGTGAATACCAAAGAACAGACTCAGCAGCTGGTGGATACCGTTCAGGAATACGCGAAACAATCGGGTCTGGAAGCTGAGCAGCGTCAGGCTTTGAGTAAAACGGCGTATGAATATTGTGATGAACAATGGAAGCAGGGTGACTCGGTCAAAATTAAGGACTTGTCGGAGCAATTCGCTGAGCAGTACCCGTCAGACAACTCTTTTGAAATGTTTTCTAAAGAGTTTGCTGAGCAGCGAGAAAAGGAAATTGCCGATGACTTTCCAGCTGATAAATCGACGCTGAGAAAGCTGGTTAAGTTTCAGGGCCAAGGTGGTGGTGTCAGTGTCGGTTTTGATCACACGGTTCTGGGAGAGCGAGTTCATTATGATCCAGCAACCGATACGTTGACTATTAATGGAACACCGCCAAATTTGCGTGATCAATTACGGCGCTACTTTGGTATTGATAGTTAA